In the genome of Thermoanaerobaculia bacterium, the window CGATCGGCCGAAACCCGCAGGTCCCCGCCTCGCCCGCCCTCGAATCCGATCTTCCAGCAGGCTGCTGAAAAACGAATCCGGGCGGCGTGTCACGAGTCTTGCCGATCGTTCGCAGGACGGCGCGGCACTCCAACGCGACGAGGCCGGGCGCCGGATCTTTACAACGCGCGAACGGCAAGACTCGCGCCACCAGAAGGTTGCGGCGGCGCGGGCTCGCCTGCTTCGTTGCCGCGCCTGGACGATGCGGCCGGCATCGCCTTCGGCGCGGCGTCTTGCATTCGAGCCCGCGGCGCTCGCAACCCCGCCACGGACCCTTTTTCAGCAACCTGCTAGAATCCGGCGCCGGAGGAAATTTTCCGATGGGTATGTACATCATCGCCGAGCCGTGCATCGGGACGAAGGACACCGCCTGCGTCGACGTCTGCCCGGTCGACTGCATTCATCCGCGCAAGGACGAGGCCGGCTTCGAGGCCGCCGAGATGCTCTACATCGATCCCGACACGTGCATTCAGTGCGGCAACTGCGAGCCCGCCTGCCCCGTGACGGCGATCTTCACCGAGGAAACCATCCCGGAAAAGTGGAAGCACTACCAGCAGATCAACGCCGACTGGTACAAGAACAAGTAGAGCGCGCCGCGCGCATTCCCATGCGCGCACAGCGCTCTATCCCGGGCGACGCGAAGCGGAGACCCGGGATCCACACGAGAGCCCGCCCGGACCTCCCGGGCGGCGCGAAGCGAAGCGACGACCCGGGATCTTCCGGCCGGCCGCGTCGTCCTCCGTCTACCCCTTCTTCAGCATCTTCGCGAGAAAGGCATTCGTTCGCGCGTCCGCGTCCCGTGCCGCGACGGGACGGTAGACCTTCGGGTCGGGGTTCGACGCGAAACCGTGGCCCGCGCCCGGGTAGATCTTGAAGTCGATGGTCTTCCCGGCGGCGCGCGCTTCCTTCTCGAACGCCTCGACCATCGACGGCGGGATCCCCTGGTCCTCCGCGCCGAAGTTTCCGAGGAGCGGCGCGTGGATCTTCGCGATCGTCTTCGGATCCGTGACGAGCCTCCCGTAGTTGATCACGCACGCGGCGAGGTTCGGCTCCTCGATCGCGGCCTGGAGCGAATAGCCTCCCCCCATGCACCACCCGATCGAGCCGATCCGCGAGGCGTCGACGTCGGGACGCTGCGAGAGATAGCGGAACGCGGCATCGAGGTCGCGAGCCGCGCGGTCCTCGGGCAGTCCGCGCATCAGCTGGTGAGCGACGTCGGCGTCGTTGCCCGCGCTCTTGCCCCGGTAGAGGTCGACCGCGAGGGCCACGTATCCGTCGCGGCTGAAACGCTCCGTCTTCCCGCGCACCCAGTCGTTGAGTCCCCACCACTCGTGGACGACGATGAGCGCGGGGTGCTTGCCCGTGCCCGGCGGCAGCGCGAGATAACCGGAGACGGTCTCGTCGCCGCTCTTGTACGAGACCATGGAGCCTCCCCAG includes:
- a CDS encoding 4Fe-4S binding protein gives rise to the protein MGMYIIAEPCIGTKDTACVDVCPVDCIHPRKDEAGFEAAEMLYIDPDTCIQCGNCEPACPVTAIFTEETIPEKWKHYQQINADWYKNK
- a CDS encoding dienelactone hydrolase family protein, whose translation is MKKTIGLWAAAVLLLSASSWGGSMVSYKSGDETVSGYLALPPGTGKHPALIVVHEWWGLNDWVRGKTERFSRDGYVALAVDLYRGKSAGNDADVAHQLMRGLPEDRAARDLDAAFRYLSQRPDVDASRIGSIGWCMGGGYSLQAAIEEPNLAACVINYGRLVTDPKTIAKIHAPLLGNFGAEDQGIPPSMVEAFEKEARAAGKTIDFKIYPGAGHGFASNPDPKVYRPVAARDADARTNAFLAKMLKKG